Proteins from one Salaquimonas pukyongi genomic window:
- a CDS encoding glycosyltransferase: MKVLFLSSAPPPKIPGTDAVHQEMTVLADTVSGEIVHLHPFENPAWRFPMAAMGLTRLPQILSQAAKSDVVHVINPTLYAFPFLRMIKKPIVYTVSASLGPAVPLQKTGFLDRLAAVVVSNTRDEGKLKQLGLTNVCRVNPGHDLSKFAKLRKQQERPDGGQIKLLSASAPWTLSQFETKGIDALLAGIAASSRLALTLVMRGSFREMVEQKIGTLAIADRVTVLDGGQDIAALMTNLDCAVLAATTPDVVKAWPHSLLEALAAGRPVIVSGQLPISDFVEKSGCGIVLETVNAGAIAQAAEAIADDPEPYFTATKAFRWKDFSPEVMIQSYRAIYRAAAERGQA; the protein is encoded by the coding sequence ATGAAAGTTCTCTTTCTTTCCAGCGCTCCACCGCCGAAAATTCCCGGCACCGACGCCGTCCATCAGGAAATGACGGTGCTCGCAGATACCGTCAGCGGGGAGATTGTTCACCTGCATCCGTTTGAAAACCCGGCATGGCGCTTTCCCATGGCGGCCATGGGGCTTACACGCCTCCCTCAAATCCTGAGCCAGGCAGCAAAAAGCGATGTGGTGCACGTGATTAACCCAACGCTCTACGCCTTTCCGTTTCTGCGGATGATCAAAAAACCCATTGTCTATACCGTCTCAGCCTCACTTGGACCGGCCGTTCCACTTCAAAAAACCGGTTTTCTCGATCGCCTTGCTGCCGTGGTGGTTTCCAACACACGGGATGAAGGAAAACTGAAACAGCTTGGCCTGACGAACGTCTGCAGGGTGAATCCGGGTCACGATCTTTCGAAATTTGCAAAGTTGAGAAAACAGCAGGAACGTCCGGACGGCGGACAGATCAAGCTTTTATCCGCCTCAGCACCATGGACACTTTCGCAGTTTGAGACCAAGGGCATCGATGCACTGCTGGCTGGCATTGCAGCCTCCAGCCGGCTTGCGCTGACGCTGGTGATGCGCGGCAGTTTTCGGGAAATGGTTGAACAAAAAATCGGCACCCTGGCCATTGCCGATCGCGTCACCGTGCTTGACGGGGGGCAGGACATCGCTGCCTTGATGACAAACCTTGATTGTGCCGTTCTGGCCGCAACAACACCGGACGTGGTGAAAGCCTGGCCTCATTCCTTGCTGGAGGCGCTGGCGGCCGGGCGGCCTGTCATCGTAAGCGGACAATTGCCGATTTCAGATTTTGTTGAAAAAAGCGGCTGCGGGATTGTTCTGGAAACCGTCAATGCCGGGGCAATCGCGCAAGCTGCAGAGGCGATCGCGGATGATCCCGAACCCTACTTTACTGCAACAAAGGCATTTCGGTGGAAGGATTTTTCACCTGAAGTCATGATTCAGTCCTATCGCGCCATCTACCGTGCAGCAGCAGAACGCGGCCAGGCCTAA
- a CDS encoding glycosyltransferase family 2 protein — MKSPSPAGGQSSRVSVIIPNLDGEAWLEACLASLSAQTRKPLEVILVDNASTDRSLAIVQDKAPEAIIIRLDRNTGFAHAVNRGAAIAKGDFLLFLNTDTVVAPACIKILENTLAGAPDDIASVMPLMTMLQKPDLVDDAGDVLSWYGYAQKHGHGEPAAHYHEQAEIFSPCGGAVLYRAGVFSRLEGFDEGFFAYLEDVDLGLRCRLAGYRHWLQPAARVQHKGHGSAMPKTRYLALTTRNRMALLIKNLPARLLYRHLGELLYGQVHFAFSHGNLKALMSGMALLARDLPSLLRKRRSVRTTTVLEGSDIEGLLSREHPKPSIRELISRRLRQFSWKSDPI, encoded by the coding sequence ATGAAAAGCCCGTCTCCTGCCGGTGGCCAGTCAAGCCGCGTATCGGTGATCATCCCGAATCTTGACGGAGAAGCGTGGCTGGAAGCCTGCCTGGCATCGCTTTCGGCGCAAACCCGCAAACCGCTCGAAGTCATTCTGGTCGACAACGCTTCAACTGACCGCTCACTTGCGATTGTTCAAGACAAGGCTCCCGAGGCAATCATCATCAGGCTGGATCGCAATACCGGCTTTGCCCATGCTGTTAACCGTGGCGCAGCCATTGCGAAGGGCGATTTTCTGCTGTTTCTCAATACCGACACCGTTGTGGCGCCTGCCTGCATCAAGATACTGGAAAACACGCTTGCAGGTGCACCCGATGACATTGCTTCCGTCATGCCGCTGATGACGATGTTGCAGAAGCCAGACCTCGTTGATGATGCCGGGGATGTTCTGTCCTGGTATGGCTATGCCCAAAAGCATGGCCATGGAGAGCCTGCAGCACACTACCATGAACAGGCCGAGATATTTTCGCCCTGTGGCGGAGCAGTGCTCTATCGCGCCGGTGTTTTCTCCCGGCTGGAAGGATTTGATGAGGGCTTCTTCGCCTATCTGGAAGATGTTGATCTCGGGCTGCGTTGCCGGCTGGCCGGATACCGGCACTGGTTGCAACCCGCTGCCAGGGTGCAGCACAAAGGCCATGGATCGGCCATGCCGAAGACGCGTTACCTTGCCCTGACGACCCGCAACCGAATGGCGTTGTTGATCAAGAACCTTCCTGCAAGACTGCTGTACCGCCATCTTGGAGAGCTTTTGTACGGACAGGTTCATTTCGCATTTTCCCACGGCAATCTGAAGGCTTTGATGAGTGGCATGGCTCTGCTTGCCCGGGATTTGCCATCCCTTTTGCGCAAGAGACGGTCGGTGCGGACAACAACCGTTCTGGAAGGAAGCGACATCGAAGGACTGCTTTCAAGAGAGCATCCGAAACCTTCGATCCGAGAATTGATCTCACGTCGCCTCAGGCAGTTCAGTTGGAAGTCTGACCCCATTTAG
- a CDS encoding glycosyltransferase gives MGAEKHQLAVVLINWFHARRTLSCIHQIRKWRIVRPLLIVVCNGDTGEGRADLRKACSKRIELIEMARNTGFGGANNAGIERALALGADRILLLNCDAEIGEPDVERLLGAFGKTERLAAVGPLVVERRGKQKVEFAGGRDISQGRQTRIRHEGRNACISSGRYVYPEYVMGTALICDRTAWEKIGQFDERYFFSGEVADWCRRAQAAGFLVAVDTTVRAIHHADMAERATREGDYLYYSLRNRFLFITKHRGGQKLPLFLRWSFIAALEAGKSLVRGKWARAGACLAAVRDGWSGRFGPRHRQPVKRLS, from the coding sequence GTGGGGGCAGAAAAACACCAGCTCGCAGTAGTATTGATCAACTGGTTTCATGCCAGACGCACGCTTTCCTGCATTCATCAGATACGGAAATGGCGCATCGTGCGCCCTTTGCTGATTGTCGTCTGCAACGGCGACACTGGTGAGGGGCGGGCGGACCTGCGCAAAGCCTGCAGCAAGCGTATCGAACTGATCGAGATGGCTCGAAACACGGGATTTGGCGGCGCCAACAATGCGGGCATCGAAAGAGCCCTGGCGCTCGGTGCGGACAGGATCTTGTTGCTCAATTGCGATGCTGAGATTGGGGAACCGGATGTTGAACGGCTGCTTGGAGCGTTCGGAAAAACGGAACGTCTTGCTGCCGTCGGGCCACTCGTCGTTGAGCGGCGGGGCAAGCAGAAAGTAGAGTTTGCGGGCGGCCGGGACATCAGCCAGGGGCGGCAGACACGCATCCGGCATGAAGGCAGGAATGCCTGTATTTCCAGCGGACGTTACGTCTATCCGGAATATGTCATGGGCACTGCCCTGATATGCGATCGAACGGCCTGGGAGAAGATCGGTCAGTTCGACGAACGGTATTTCTTTTCCGGGGAAGTCGCGGACTGGTGCAGGCGTGCACAGGCGGCAGGCTTCCTGGTTGCCGTCGACACAACCGTCCGCGCCATTCATCACGCTGATATGGCGGAGCGTGCAACGCGGGAAGGGGACTATCTCTACTATTCCCTGAGAAACCGGTTTTTGTTCATCACCAAACACCGCGGCGGCCAAAAGCTGCCGCTTTTCCTGAGATGGAGCTTCATCGCAGCACTGGAAGCCGGAAAGTCCCTTGTTCGCGGAAAATGGGCCCGGGCAGGTGCATGCCTGGCCGCGGTGCGCGATGGCTGGTCGGGGCGTTTCGGGCCACGGCACAGGCAGCCCGTGAAGCGACTCTCATGA
- a CDS encoding DUF2793 domain-containing protein, producing MEISSKLALPYLLPQQAQKHVTHNEALRMLDALVQLSVKRRDDSGPPASPAEGDRYALSGSPTGVWEGQGGKIAAFQDGAWAFFVPQTGWILWDEEEEETLVWDGSGWRPAFSMPSSLDGLTGIGINTAPDANNLLAVKSDAILFSHDDATPGSGDVRQVLNKATAADTASTLFQTGFSGRAEFGLTGDDDWHVKVSADGTNWKEALVADGSTGYLGVGTNNPYRPVSIDMRGFPELGAGQAGLQIVGEKGSERAEFKSIVATGIGAPNAAFQGYGARGTIDSPSATLDNDKFFQVLGSGYDGTQFVVPLACSIEMRADGDWSTSSHGGFIRFLTTPAGSTVSAKTERLRITSTGNIGIGTSAPTCRLDVAGPARVGAYTVSTVPNPSTCGAGAIIYVSDETGGAVLAFSDGANWRRTTDRAVVS from the coding sequence ATGGAAATATCTTCCAAACTCGCCCTGCCTTACCTTCTGCCGCAACAAGCTCAAAAACACGTCACCCACAATGAAGCCCTTCGCATGCTCGATGCGCTGGTCCAACTATCAGTAAAACGGCGCGATGATAGCGGCCCGCCAGCCAGCCCCGCTGAAGGAGACAGATATGCGCTTTCGGGCAGTCCCACTGGTGTGTGGGAGGGTCAAGGCGGCAAGATCGCAGCGTTCCAGGACGGGGCCTGGGCATTCTTTGTGCCGCAAACCGGCTGGATTTTGTGGGATGAAGAAGAGGAAGAAACCCTGGTCTGGGACGGATCAGGCTGGCGGCCCGCCTTTTCCATGCCTTCAAGCCTGGATGGTTTGACGGGCATAGGCATCAACACCGCGCCAGACGCAAACAACCTGTTGGCCGTCAAGTCCGATGCAATTCTGTTTTCCCACGATGATGCAACACCCGGCAGCGGCGATGTGCGGCAAGTGCTCAACAAGGCTACTGCCGCCGATACGGCAAGCACCCTGTTTCAGACCGGCTTTTCCGGGCGGGCGGAGTTTGGCCTGACCGGAGATGACGACTGGCATGTAAAGGTCTCGGCCGATGGAACAAACTGGAAGGAGGCGTTGGTGGCAGATGGCAGCACCGGGTATTTGGGCGTTGGCACCAACAATCCCTATCGCCCGGTTTCAATAGACATGCGCGGTTTTCCGGAACTTGGTGCGGGACAGGCAGGCTTGCAGATTGTCGGTGAAAAAGGAAGTGAACGGGCAGAGTTCAAATCCATTGTGGCCACCGGCATTGGAGCGCCCAATGCGGCGTTCCAAGGTTATGGTGCACGCGGCACCATCGACTCACCTTCCGCCACCCTGGATAATGACAAGTTCTTCCAGGTTCTCGGATCGGGCTATGACGGAACACAATTCGTAGTACCCTTGGCCTGTTCAATCGAAATGAGAGCGGACGGTGATTGGTCCACAAGCAGTCACGGCGGGTTTATCCGGTTTTTGACGACACCTGCCGGATCGACTGTCAGCGCAAAGACAGAACGCCTGCGTATCACCTCGACTGGAAACATCGGAATTGGCACTTCGGCGCCCACATGCCGGCTGGATGTGGCGGGCCCGGCCCGCGTGGGCGCATACACGGTCAGTACGGTACCGAACCCGTCCACCTGTGGAGCCGGCGCAATCATATATGTTTCCGATGAAACTGGCGGGGCGGTGCTGGCATTTTCCGACGGGGCAAACTGGCGCAGAACAACAGATCGCGCCGTGGTTTCCTGA
- a CDS encoding sulfatase-like hydrolase/transferase: MMNFNNLLVKISFAASFAAFCALYGNTVVAENEAGVGARSNHPNLIVVMADDLGYGDLQPYGQTRFATPVLQQMADEGVLLTDFYSGSTVCHPAREALLRGRHAGRISRQGNSQKPLKESDVTIAEVLRDSGYKTAMIGKWALGNAGSGGEPNYHGFQHWFGLLSPGGIRRYFPSNLERNGVTVSFPDNFGDRGASYTNHQLRNEAIEFIGKNRGTPFFIYLPLFLPHADITAPADTIEEFSGRFPETPYPGGHYVAQPQPNAAFAAMVTEIDRTMEALFGALAKAGIDNNTLVIFTSDNGPVAVGGRDPEFFNSAGGLRGAKRDLYEGGIRVPFIARWPGHIPAGRTSALPASFEDIFPTILDLAGLPESNSTTGRSIWPALSGRKETLPERRLYWAWAGRKLSGDPGKAGNWGKQVFVEAVRFGRWKAHRFDRSPDVELYDLQADRSEKNNLAVQYPDIVEKMIGIMEAEFRPD, encoded by the coding sequence ATGATGAACTTTAATAATCTCTTGGTCAAAATTTCATTCGCCGCTTCTTTTGCAGCCTTTTGCGCACTCTATGGCAATACTGTTGTGGCTGAAAACGAAGCTGGTGTGGGTGCGCGTTCCAATCACCCAAATCTCATTGTCGTCATGGCGGATGATCTTGGTTATGGAGACTTGCAGCCCTATGGACAGACACGTTTTGCGACGCCCGTTTTGCAGCAAATGGCAGATGAAGGTGTGTTGCTGACCGATTTTTATTCCGGGTCGACTGTTTGCCATCCCGCGCGGGAGGCTCTGCTTCGAGGAAGGCACGCCGGCAGAATATCTCGTCAAGGTAATTCGCAGAAGCCACTAAAAGAAAGCGATGTAACAATCGCTGAAGTGCTAAGGGACAGCGGATACAAAACGGCGATGATAGGGAAGTGGGCTTTGGGAAATGCGGGTTCTGGAGGCGAACCAAATTATCACGGCTTCCAACATTGGTTTGGGCTCCTTTCTCCTGGTGGCATCAGGCGGTATTTCCCCTCAAATCTGGAACGAAATGGCGTAACGGTCTCTTTTCCCGATAATTTTGGTGATCGCGGTGCGTCTTACACCAATCATCAATTGAGAAATGAAGCGATAGAATTCATCGGCAAAAATAGAGGGACTCCTTTCTTCATTTACCTTCCGCTGTTCTTGCCCCATGCGGATATCACCGCGCCTGCCGACACCATCGAAGAATTCTCCGGCCGGTTTCCCGAAACGCCCTATCCGGGCGGGCATTATGTAGCCCAACCCCAGCCGAATGCTGCTTTCGCGGCGATGGTGACGGAAATAGACCGTACGATGGAAGCACTGTTTGGAGCACTCGCCAAGGCAGGAATCGACAACAATACGCTGGTGATCTTCACGTCGGACAACGGCCCGGTTGCGGTGGGCGGCCGCGATCCGGAATTCTTCAACTCAGCTGGCGGGTTGCGCGGCGCAAAGCGTGATCTTTATGAAGGCGGGATCAGGGTTCCCTTCATTGCCCGCTGGCCAGGACATATTCCTGCAGGCCGAACCTCGGCACTACCGGCATCATTTGAGGACATATTTCCCACAATCCTGGATCTTGCAGGACTGCCGGAAAGCAACTCAACAACCGGCCGGTCGATTTGGCCGGCTCTGTCGGGCAGAAAGGAAACGCTTCCCGAGCGGCGCCTTTATTGGGCTTGGGCCGGGCGCAAGCTGTCGGGAGACCCGGGCAAGGCCGGGAATTGGGGCAAACAGGTCTTTGTTGAAGCCGTGCGGTTCGGTCGCTGGAAAGCCCATCGTTTTGACCGGTCTCCTGATGTAGAACTTTATGACCTTCAAGCCGACCGATCAGAGAAGAACAATCTGGCTGTTCAATACCCTGACATCGTCGAGAAAATGATCGGAATCATGGAGGCTGAATTCCGGCCGGACTGA